One genomic window of Salvia miltiorrhiza cultivar Shanhuang (shh) chromosome 4, IMPLAD_Smil_shh, whole genome shotgun sequence includes the following:
- the LOC131023786 gene encoding serine/threonine-protein kinase/endoribonuclease IRE1a-like isoform X1, with protein MIREEMNRRFFLLLLCELFLFGALYDSALGSPNSPWGVNRYGAAFQAAGRRVLMSDATKVPDTALVAALDGTIYLLDVGALKPLWSFSSGPKIYSSYQSPLSDKDNASGIESNYFIDCGDDWELYAHNSLGKLKLMKSLEEYISSTPQIAEDGGIVLGTKKSSAFLVDAKTGKVIHVYRMSDSPSTTESSLNEFPYNASVNKQYDSESNIKTDELPLYITRTDYTLTSFLPNSDKVLWNVTVAEIGAAFLCQDVEKSLTDTLPDESSEPDLPYKMPLPCQSRALVFRFRNQNMFEALSLAHGPSKHHDMMLPSSTADVLPSQPNVEKVLELLPVQNNGGKFFEAHDSKDLEGIQPSHALNKNCGISNTHDAEVLSDYGSVTPQRKLSTSRVVLVFISLLVYFVYHYSVVSRTKALAVQATGTSYMNVHSKRKKSRKAVKSGSNDGKQDKENNEVQHTHMGSDNNFWMNLNRPISCNGDGIERMIGKLVISNKEIAKGSNGTIVLEGIYEGRPVAVKRLVRAYNDIAVKEIQNLIVSDRHPNIVRWYGVEQDRDFVYLALERCSCSLNDLILMHLKSPTHPTFEKNLDGEVAAECSIRLDSVDDLMHGFDLWNSDGYPSPLLLKLMRDMISGVSHLHELGIVHRDLKPQNVLIINERSLCAKLSDMGISKHLVGDMSALSNHGTGCGSSGWQAPELLLHGRQTRAVDLFSLGCVFFFCITGGRHPFGSRLERDINIAKDKVDLSRLDHFPEAVDLLLQLLNPNAEMRLKASEVLNHPFFWSAEMRLSFLRDTSDRVELEDREAQSDLLKSLESIAHLALGAKWNEKMDPSFLNNIGHYRRYRFHSVRDLLRVMRNKLSHYREIPAEIQELIGPVPEGFDRYFRSRFPKLLIEVYKVMSTYCSKEDCFAKYFNGTGF; from the exons ATGATCCGTGAGGAGATGAATCGCCGGTTTTTTCTGCTTTTGTTGTGTGAGTTATTTTTGTTCGGGGCGTTGTACGACTCCGCGCTCGGTTCTCCGAACTCCCCATGGGGAGTGAATCGGTACGGCGCTGCTTTCCAAGCTGCGGGACGCCGGGTTTTGATGTCCGATGCTACCAA AGTGCCTGATACTGCATTAGTGGCTGCTTTGGATGGTACTATTTATCTATTGGATGTTGGTGCCCTGAAACCACTTTGGTCATTTTCGTCAGGCCCCAAAATTTACTCATCATATCAGAGTCCCCTTAGTGATAAGGACAATGCATCTGGAATAGAAAGTAATTACTTTATTGATTGTGGAGATGATTGGGAACTATACGCTCATAACAGCCTTGGCAAACTG AAACTTATGAAGAGTCTTGAAGAGTATATAAGTTCTACACCTCAAATAGCAGAGGATGGAGGAATTGTACTCGGTACCAAAAAGAGCTCTGCTTTTTTAGTTGATGCAAAGACTGGAAAAGTTATCCATGTATACAGAATGTCTGATTCTCCATCAACCACTGAGAGCAGTTTAAATGAatttccatataatgcctctgTCAATAAACAGTATGACTCTGAGTCCAATATAAAGACCGATGAGCTACCACTTTACATTACAAGGACAGATTACACATTGACGTCGTTTCTTCCAAATTCAGACAAAGTCCTATGGAACGTGACAGTTGCTGAAATTGGTGCTGCATTCCTATGTCAAGATGTTGAGAAGTCACTTACGGATACTCTTCCTGACGAGTCTTCGGAGCCTGATCTTCCTTATAAGATGCCACTGCCGTGCCAGTCAAGGGCACTCGTCTTTCGCTTCCGTAATCAGAATATGTTTGAAGCCTTGTCCTTGGCCCATGGGCCGTCAAAGCATCATGATATGATGCTTCCATCATCCACAGCTGATGTTCTTCCGTCACAGCCAAATGTTGAAAAAGTTCTAGAGCTTCTTCCTGTGCAGAACAATGGGGGTAAATTTTTTGAGGCACATGACAGCAAGGACCTTGAGGGTATTCAACCTTCACATGCACTCAATAAGAATTGTGGCATAAGTAATACTCATGACGCGGAAGTCCTTTCAGATTATGGATCTGTAACACCTCAACGGAAATTAAGCACATCCCGAGTTGTTCTTGTTTTTATCTCTCTTCTAGTCTATTTTGTCTACCATTACAGTGTGGTCTCTAGAACAAAAGCATTAGCTGTGCAGGCCACTGGTACGAGTTATATGAATGTACATTCAAAGAGGAAAAAATCTCGAAAAGCAGTAAAAAGCGGAAGTAATGATGGAAAACAAGACAAAGAAAACAATGAGGTTCAACACACCCATATGGGGAGTGATAATAACTTTTGGATGAACCTCAACCGACCAATTTCTTGCAATGGAGATGGAATTGAACGCATGATTGGTAAATTAGTTATTTCAAACAAAGAGATTGCAAAAGGTAGTAATGGTACCATTGTTCTTGAGGGGATTTATGAAGGCAGGCCAGTAGCCGTGAAGCGCCTTGTGAGAGCTTACAATGATATTGCCGTTAAAGAAATCCAAAATCTTATTGTGTCTGATCGTCATCCAAATATTGTTAGATGGTACGGGGTAGAGCAAGACCGAGATTTCGTGTATCTAGCTTTAGAGCGCTGTTCTTGCAGCTTAAACGATCTTATTCTTATGCACTTAAAGTCCCCTACACATCCAACTTTTGAAAAGAACTTGGATGGTGAGGTTGCAGCAGAGTGTTCAATCCGCCTGGATTCTGTGGACGACCTTATGCATGGATTTGACTTGTGGAACTCAGATGGCTATCCTTCGCCTTTATTATTAAAACTGATGAG GGATATGATATCAGGAGTTTCCCATCTACATGAGTTGGGAATTGTTCATCGGGACCTGAAGCCTCAAAACGTGTTGATAATAAATGAAAGATCTCTATGTGCAAAGCTTTCAGACATGGGCATTAGCAAGCACCTTGTTGGAGATATGTCAGCCTTGAGTAATCATGGTACAG GCTGTGGTAGTTCCGGATGGCAGGCACCTGAGCTGCTTCTTCATGGGCGGCAAACACGAGCAGTTGATTTGTTTAGCCTTGgttgtgttttctttttctgcATTACCGGTGGCAGACATCCCTTCGGGAGCCGCTTGGAACGTGATATCAACATTGCAAAAGATAAAGTTGATCTTTCCCGGCTGGATCATTTTCCGGAAGCAGTTGATCTACTCTTGCAATTGCTAAATCCTAATGCTGAAATGAG GTTAAAGGCGAGCGAGGTGCTTAACCATCCTTTTTTTTGGAGCGCTGAGATGCGGCTTTCTTTTCTCCGTGACACGAGTGATAGGGTGGAACTGGAAGATAGGGAGGCTCAGTCGGATCTCTTGAAATCATTAGAGAGTATAGCACATTTGGCTTTGGGTGCAAAGTGGAATGAAAAGATGGATCCTTCATTTCTTAATAATATCGGCCATTATAGGCGATACAGGTTTCATAGTGTTCGCGATTTGCTACGAGTCATGCGCAACAAGTTGAGTCATTACCGGGAGATTCCTGCAGAAATTCAG GAACTAATCGGACCGGTACCTGAAGGATTCGATAGGTATTTCAGGAGTCGGTTCCCAAAACTATTGATTGAAGTGTATAAAGTGATGAGCACATACTGCAGTAAGGAAGATTGCTTTGCCAAGTACTTCAATGGAACTGGATTCTAG
- the LOC131023516 gene encoding LOW QUALITY PROTEIN: uncharacterized protein LOC131023516 (The sequence of the model RefSeq protein was modified relative to this genomic sequence to represent the inferred CDS: inserted 1 base in 1 codon), with the protein MTRRPVAATIRLTVPVPPVGPALGQYRLNLMAFCKDFNARTQKYKAETPMAVTITXDNTFEFAVKSPSVTWYLKKAAGIETGSGRPGHVSVSMITVKHVYEIAKIKQSDPYCHYWDRQFHGDQNL; encoded by the exons ATGACCCGACGTCCAGTGGCGGCGACGATCCGGCTGACGGTGCCGGTGCCTCCGGTGGGGCCCGCTCTGGGTCAGTACCGGTTGAATCTGATGGCATTCTGCAAGGATTTCAACGCCCGAACCCAGAAATACAAGGCCGAAACCCCAATGGCGGTGACGATCA GCGACAACACGTTCGAGTTCGCGGTGAAGTCTCCGTCGGTGACATGGTACCTGAAGAAGGCGGCGGGGATCGAGACCGGGAGCGGGCGGCCGGGGCACGTGAGCGTGTCGATGATAACGGTGAAACACGTGTACGAGATCGCGAAGATCAAGCAGAGCGACCCTTACTGCCATTATTGGGACCGCCAATTCCATGGGGATCAAAACCTCTAG
- the LOC131023777 gene encoding uncharacterized protein LOC131023777 — protein sequence MAGQNPNMDQFEAYFQRADVDRDGRISGNEAVNFLQASNLPRQVLAQIWTFADQNRLGFLGRQEFYNALKLVTVAQSKRDLTPELVKAALYGPASSKIPPPQINLGILAPQSNAKANPSPAQSAGPPSPLPGIGVSSQQALLTQPNQVTTPPGSGFQSQPIVATHGMPGTGLITTSTPPNSFDSLGGSVDGSRAGISSQVSNRSLIPSATQGDFGQTASPVAQLKAPDISGSLQSASSTQVKKDDPKSLPTTGNGFPSDSVFGDVFSASSSQPQQNSSGPAYPTGSGPVSSVGNSVLSRDQPSVQPSGVSQPPQFQSGKASQHVSAHKPPLFPAAAGHHPPAAGHHPTAAGPRLPAAGQSKPPWPRITGSDVQKYGKVFVQVDTDRDGKITGEQARNLFLSWKLPREVLKQVWDLSDEDNDSMLSLKEFCVALYLMERYREGRHLPTVLPHSFILDETLFAAPGQPTAVHGVTSWRPPSGFQQPQGTNNARAIPSAGPGRPPRPVPVPHPDEPIQQKAKVPELEKHLLDQLSTEEQNALNKKFEEAKDAEKKVAELEKDILEAKQKVHFYHAKMQELVLYKSRCDNRLNEISEKVVGDKREAELLAKKYEEKYMQVGDVASKLTIEEATFRDIQEKKMELYRAIVKLDQENADGAQDRANQVQSDLEELVKALNERCKTYGLRAKPTSLLELPFGWQPGIEGTAADWDEDWDKFEDEGFTYVKELTLEVQNVIAPPKPKSAFREKVSSFHNSTTGKSPSKADDNSELPSSVERGTEDDRPETNNSEHTARTPPDSPAGSNAVASPSKEFRDLRMNRDFNMNGSPHAFDTQSEFRAESIFSGDKRFDDPSWGTFDSHYDADAAWDSVSVASKEAGSLFGPDEWGLNPIRTGARGTDASLPKQGPFFDSVPSTPSNTALPKQGPFFDSVPSTPSNTSFQKQGPFFDSVPSTPLYNLSSPHADNLFARNSPFAFADSVPTTPMYNFSSSPKKFSDGSEEQHSFDSFSRFDSFNMQDSGPFNSRESFTRFDSMRSTRDSADFDQEYFAQPETLTRFDSFRSTADSDYNFGAPRGSFTRFDSMSSTRDADYGHHGFDDTADPFGSGEPFRSTHEAQTPSRDSDSWKAF from the exons ATGGCGGGGCAGAATCCGAATATGGATCAATTTGAGGCGTATTTCCAGAGAGCTGATGTGGATCGGGATGGGCGGATTAGTGGGAATGAGGCCGTTAATTTTCTCCAAGCTTCAAATTTACCCAGACAAGTCCTCGCTCAG ATATGGACATTCGCTGATCAAAATCGACTCGGTTTCCTGGGTCGTCAAGAATTTTACAATGCTCTTAAACTTGTTACAGTTGCTCAAAGCAAGCGAGATTTGACTCCAGAACTTGTAAAGGCTGCCTTATATGGTCCTGCTTCATCCAAAATTCCCCCTCCTCAGATAAATCTTGGGATACTGGCTCCTCAGTCAAATGCAAAGGCAAATCCGTCTCCTGCACAATCGGCTGGTCCTCCATCCCCCCTGCCAGGTATTGGTGTAAGTAGCCAGCAGGCACTTCTAACGCAGCCAAACCAAGTGACAACGCCTCCTGGTTCTGGATTTCAATCTCAACCAATTGTTGCAACCCACGGTATGCCTGGGACTGGTTTAATAACCACATCTACTCCCCCTAATTCCTTTGATTCTCTTGGTGGGAGTGTGGATGGCTCCCGAGCTGGAATTTCTTCTCAAGTGTCCAACAGAAGCTTGATTCCTTCTGCAACTCAGGGTGACTTTGGCCAAACGGCATCACCTGTGGCTCAACTGAAAGCACCAGACATCAGTGGGTCGCTACAATCTGCTTCCTCCACCCAGGTCAAAAAGGACGACCCAAAATCACTTCCAACAACTGGAAATGGTTTTCCGTCAGACTCGGTGTTTGGAGATGTATTCTCTGCATCATCTTCTCAACCACAACAGAATTCCTCTGGACCTGCATATCCAACAGGTAGCGGACCTGTCTCGTCAGTGGGGAATTCAGTGTTATCTAGAGACCAGCCTTCAGTTCAGCCAAGTGGTGTTTCTCAACCTCCGCAATTTCAGTCTGGGAAAGCAAGCCAGCATGTTTCAGCACATAAACCTCCTCTGTTTCCTGCTGCAGCTGGACATCATCCTCCTGCAGCTGGACATCATCCTACTGCAGCTGGACCACGTCTTCCTGCAGCTGGACAATCTAAGCCTCCTTGGCCAAGAATTACCGGGTCTGATGTTCAGAAATATGGCAAGGTGTTTGTGCAAGTTGACACTGACAGAGATGGGAAAATTACTGGTGAACAAGCACGCAATTTATTCTTGAGTTGGAAGTTACCTCGAG AGGTCTTGAAGCAGGTCTGGGATTTGTCTGATGAAGACAATGACAGTATGCTTTCTTTGAAAGAATTCTGTGTTGCTCTCTATTTGATGGAGCGATACAGGGAAGGGCGCCATCTTCCTACAGTGCTTCCTCACTCCTTTATATTAGACGAGACATTGTTTGCCGCTCCTGGTCAACCTACTGCTGTACATGGTGTTACATCTTGGAGACCACCTTCCG GTTTTCAACAACCCCAAGGGACTAACAATGCAAGAGCTATTCCTTCTGCTGGTCCCGGTAGGCCACCACGTCCAGTCCCTGTTCCCCACCCTGATGAGCCCATTCAACAAAAGGCTAAAGTACCAGAGCTGGAGAAGCATCTTTTAGACCAGCTTAGCACAGAGGAGCAAAATGCATTGAACAAAAAGTTTGAGGAGGCAAAGGATGCTGAGAAAAAG GTGGCAGAGCTGGAAAAGGATATTCTGGAAGCTAAACAGAAAGTTCACTTCTACCATGCTAAGATGCAAGAACTT GTCCTGTACAAAAGTCGATGCGATAATAGGTTGAATGAGATATCTGAAAAAGTTGTAGGCGACAAAAGAGAG GCTGAATTATTAGCGAAGAAATACGAAGAGAAGTACATGCAGGTTGGAGATGTAGCTTCAAAATTAACAATTGAAGAGGCCACATTTCGTGATATTCAG GAGAAAAAAATGGAACTGTATAGGGCAATTGTTAAACTGGACCAAGAGAATGCGGATGGTGCTCAG GATCGAGCTAATCAAGTCCAATCAGATCTTGAGGAACTAGTGAAAGCCTTGAATGAACGGTGCAAAACTTATGGATTACGTGCAAAACCAACTTCACTCCTTGAGCTTCCATTTG GTTGGCAACCTGGCATTGAAGGAACTGCAGCTGACTGGGATGAAGATTGGGATAAGTTTGAAGATGAAG GATTCACTTATGTCAAAGAGCTTACTCTTGAAGTGCAAAACGTGATTGCTCCTCCCAAACCAAAATCTGCCTTTAGAGAGAAGGTTTCTTCGTTTCATAACAGCACGACTGGAAAATCACCTTCTAAGGCTGATGACAACTCAGAGTTGCCAAGTTCTGTGGAGAGAGGAACTGAGGATGACAGGCCAGAGACCAACAACTCAGAGCATACAGCAAGAACTCCACCCGACAGTCCGGCAGGAAGTAATGCAGTTGCCAGCCCGTCCAAGGAATTCCGAGATTTACGAATGAATAGGGACTTTAACATGAATGGCTCACCACATGCATTTGACACCCAAAG TGAATTCAGGGCTGAATCAATATTTTCTGGGGACAAACGTTTTGATGATCCAAGTTGGGGTACATTCGATTCACATTATGATGCAGATGCAGCATGGGATTCCGTTTCTGTTGCTTCAAAG GAAGCTGGTTCTTTGTTTGGCCCTGATGAGTGGGGTCTAAACCCAATCAGAACCGGGGCCAGAGGCACAGACGCATCTCTTCCGAAGCAGGGCCCATTTTTCGATTCAGTTCCGAGCACACCATCCAACACAGCTCTTCCAAAGCAGGGCCCCTTTTTCGATTCAGTCCCCAGCACCCCATCCAACACATCTTTCCAAAAGCAGGGACCATTTTTTGATTCAGTTCCAAGCACGCCGCTTTACAATTTAAGCTCTCCTCATGCGGACAATCTGTTCGCAAGGAATAGTCCGTTTGCATTTGCAGACTCTGTGCCAACCACGCCAATGTATAACTTCAGTTCATCTCCGAAAAAATTCAGTGATGGTTCGGAAGAGCAGCATTCATTTGACAGCTTCTCAAGATTCGATTCCTTCAACATGCAAGACAGTGGCCCTTTCAATTCACGAGAATCCTTCACCAGATTTGATTCTATGCGAAGCACTAGAGATTCTGCTGACTTCGATCAGGAATACTTTGCTCAACCAGAGACCCTCACAAGGTTCGACTCTTTCCGCAGCACTGCTGACTCTGACTATAACTTCGGGGCACCACGCGGGTCGTTCACGAGATTTGATTCCATGAGTAGCACGCGGGACGCTGATTATGGCCATCATGGTTTTGACGACACAGCCGATCCATTCGGGTCAGGTGAGCCATTTAGGTCTACGCATGAAGCTCAAACGCCATCGAGGGACTCTGATAGTTGGAAAGCTTTCTAG
- the LOC131023780 gene encoding pentatricopeptide repeat-containing protein At2g44880: MIESGVRWSTRERKCLSLLQLKGHRTTTLLQIHAFMLVNALHDNLNLLTKLITTFSAANPHCGTAHARRLFDQMPHRSDAFLCNTMIKSHCSSRQFSVAVRLYAHLRREEGFVPDNYTFTTLPKCCGLDFLMREGMEVHAHVVRYGFNSNTYVTTALVDMYGKLGQMDFARKVFDEMIERSPVSWTALINGYIRGGDMDIAKAIFDGMPETQKDTAGFNVMLDGYVKLGEMRSAKMLFDAMPEKNVVSWTTMIDGYCSNGGVDDARLLFDMMPNRNLYSWNAMIGGYCHNKRPHEALVLFEQLLAQKLFELDDVTVVSILPAITDLGALDLGNWVYKLVKKKKLDRSANVSTALVDMYGKCGEIEKARRVFDEVEARETCTWNALINGLALNGCAKEALEVFVEMKREGFNPNDITMLGVLSACNHGGLVEEGKRWFSKMAAFRLTPKIEHYGCLIDLLGRAGHLEEAERLMKSMPYEANGIILSSFVFACGYAKDVSKAEKVVEKAITADPCNDGNYIMLRNLYATERRWRDVERIKRKMVIGGAKKEVGCSAIEINNHVLEFIAGDKKLPHLEATHLVLDQLQMHIKLQEPFFNMDAILYT, encoded by the coding sequence ATGATAGAATCAGGAGTGCGTTGGAGcacaagagagagaaagtgccTCTCTCTCCTCCAACTGAAAGGCCACCGCACAACCACCCTCCTCCAAATCCACGCCTTCATGCTCGTCAACGCGCTCCACGACAACCTCAACCTCCTCACGAAGCTCATAACCACCTTCTCCGCCGCCAACCCGCACTGCGGCACTGCTCACGCCCGCCGTCTGTTCGATCAAATGCCGCACAGGTCCGATGCTTTCCTGTGCAACACTATGATAAAGTCGCACTGCTCATCTCGCCAGTTTTCTGTAGCCGTTAGGCTTTACGCTCATCTGAGGAGAGAAGAAGGCTTCGTGCCGGATAATTACACATTCACCACACTGCCCAAGTGCTGCGGCTTGGATTTCTTGATGCGGGAAGGAATGGAGGTCCACGCTCATGTCGTCAGGTATGGATTCAACTCCAATACGTATGTGACGACTGCGTTGGTTGATATGTATGGGAAGCTGGGGCAGATGGATTTTGCTAGAAAAGTGTTTGATGAAATGATCGAGAGGAGTCCGGTGTCGTGGACTGCGCTTATCAATGGATATATCAGGGGTGGGGATATGGATATTGCAAAAGCAATTTTCGATGGGATGCCTGAGACTCAGAAAGATACAGCTGGTTTTAATGTGATGCTTGATGGGTATGTGAAGTTAGGAGAGATGAGATCGGCAAAGATGTTGTTTGATGCCATGCCGGAGAAAAACGTAGTGTCTTGGACGACTATGATTGATGGATATTGTAGCAATGGAGGTGTAGATGATGCTAGGTTGTTGTTTGATATGATGCCTAACAGGAATTTGTATTCTTGGAACGCGATGATTGGTGGGTATTGTCATAATAAGAGACCCCATGAGGCGTTAGTGTTGTTCGAGCAACTGCTTGCACAGAAACTGTTTGAGCTGGATGATGTTACCGTTGTTAGTATTCTTCCAGCAATCACGGATTTGGGTGCTCTGGATTTGGGGAATTGGGTTTATAAGcttgtgaagaagaagaagttggaTAGATCTGCAAATGTTTCCACAGCATTGGTTGATATGTATGGTAAATGTGGGGAAATTGAGAAAGCAAGAAGAGTCTTTGATGAGGTTGAGGCAAGAGAGACATGCACATGGAATGCTTTGATTAATGGTCTGGCTCTCAATGGGTGTGCTAAGGAGGCACTAGAGGTGTTTGTAGAGATGAAGAGAGAGGGGTTTAATCCAAACGACATAACCATGCTTGGTGTCCTGTCAGCTTGCAACCACGGTGGTTTAGTGGAGGAAGGAAAGAGATGGTTCAGTAAAATGGCTGCATTTAGGCTGACTCCAAAAATTGAGCATTATGGTTGTTTAATTGATCTATTGGGTAGGGCTGGACATTTGGAGGAAGCGGAGAGGTTGATGAAGAGCATGCCGTATGAGGCGAATGGGATCATTTTGAGTTCTTTTGTTTTTGCTTGCGGTTATGCTAAGGATGTCAGCAAGGCTGAAAAGGTGGTGGAGAAGGCAATTACTGCGGATCCATGTAACGATGGCAACTACATCATGCTGAGGAATTTGTATGCAACTGAGAGAAGATGGAGGGATGTGGAACGAATTAAAAGAAAGATGGTGATTGGGGGGGCTAAGAAAGAGGTGGGATGTAGTGCCATTGAGATCAATAACCATGTTTTGGAGTTTATTGCTGGGGATAAGAAGCTTCCGCATTTGGAAGCCACACATTTGGTCTTGGATCAATTGCAGATGCACATCAAGCTGCAGGAGCCCTTCTTCAATATGGATGCAATCTTATACACGTGA
- the LOC131023786 gene encoding serine/threonine-protein kinase/endoribonuclease IRE1a-like isoform X2 has product MGSESVRRCFPSCGTPGFDVRCYQKLMKSLEEYISSTPQIAEDGGIVLGTKKSSAFLVDAKTGKVIHVYRMSDSPSTTESSLNEFPYNASVNKQYDSESNIKTDELPLYITRTDYTLTSFLPNSDKVLWNVTVAEIGAAFLCQDVEKSLTDTLPDESSEPDLPYKMPLPCQSRALVFRFRNQNMFEALSLAHGPSKHHDMMLPSSTADVLPSQPNVEKVLELLPVQNNGGKFFEAHDSKDLEGIQPSHALNKNCGISNTHDAEVLSDYGSVTPQRKLSTSRVVLVFISLLVYFVYHYSVVSRTKALAVQATGTSYMNVHSKRKKSRKAVKSGSNDGKQDKENNEVQHTHMGSDNNFWMNLNRPISCNGDGIERMIGKLVISNKEIAKGSNGTIVLEGIYEGRPVAVKRLVRAYNDIAVKEIQNLIVSDRHPNIVRWYGVEQDRDFVYLALERCSCSLNDLILMHLKSPTHPTFEKNLDGEVAAECSIRLDSVDDLMHGFDLWNSDGYPSPLLLKLMRDMISGVSHLHELGIVHRDLKPQNVLIINERSLCAKLSDMGISKHLVGDMSALSNHGTGCGSSGWQAPELLLHGRQTRAVDLFSLGCVFFFCITGGRHPFGSRLERDINIAKDKVDLSRLDHFPEAVDLLLQLLNPNAEMRLKASEVLNHPFFWSAEMRLSFLRDTSDRVELEDREAQSDLLKSLESIAHLALGAKWNEKMDPSFLNNIGHYRRYRFHSVRDLLRVMRNKLSHYREIPAEIQELIGPVPEGFDRYFRSRFPKLLIEVYKVMSTYCSKEDCFAKYFNGTGF; this is encoded by the exons ATGGGGAGTGAATCGGTACGGCGCTGCTTTCCAAGCTGCGGGACGCCGGGTTTTGATGTCCGATGCTACCAA AAACTTATGAAGAGTCTTGAAGAGTATATAAGTTCTACACCTCAAATAGCAGAGGATGGAGGAATTGTACTCGGTACCAAAAAGAGCTCTGCTTTTTTAGTTGATGCAAAGACTGGAAAAGTTATCCATGTATACAGAATGTCTGATTCTCCATCAACCACTGAGAGCAGTTTAAATGAatttccatataatgcctctgTCAATAAACAGTATGACTCTGAGTCCAATATAAAGACCGATGAGCTACCACTTTACATTACAAGGACAGATTACACATTGACGTCGTTTCTTCCAAATTCAGACAAAGTCCTATGGAACGTGACAGTTGCTGAAATTGGTGCTGCATTCCTATGTCAAGATGTTGAGAAGTCACTTACGGATACTCTTCCTGACGAGTCTTCGGAGCCTGATCTTCCTTATAAGATGCCACTGCCGTGCCAGTCAAGGGCACTCGTCTTTCGCTTCCGTAATCAGAATATGTTTGAAGCCTTGTCCTTGGCCCATGGGCCGTCAAAGCATCATGATATGATGCTTCCATCATCCACAGCTGATGTTCTTCCGTCACAGCCAAATGTTGAAAAAGTTCTAGAGCTTCTTCCTGTGCAGAACAATGGGGGTAAATTTTTTGAGGCACATGACAGCAAGGACCTTGAGGGTATTCAACCTTCACATGCACTCAATAAGAATTGTGGCATAAGTAATACTCATGACGCGGAAGTCCTTTCAGATTATGGATCTGTAACACCTCAACGGAAATTAAGCACATCCCGAGTTGTTCTTGTTTTTATCTCTCTTCTAGTCTATTTTGTCTACCATTACAGTGTGGTCTCTAGAACAAAAGCATTAGCTGTGCAGGCCACTGGTACGAGTTATATGAATGTACATTCAAAGAGGAAAAAATCTCGAAAAGCAGTAAAAAGCGGAAGTAATGATGGAAAACAAGACAAAGAAAACAATGAGGTTCAACACACCCATATGGGGAGTGATAATAACTTTTGGATGAACCTCAACCGACCAATTTCTTGCAATGGAGATGGAATTGAACGCATGATTGGTAAATTAGTTATTTCAAACAAAGAGATTGCAAAAGGTAGTAATGGTACCATTGTTCTTGAGGGGATTTATGAAGGCAGGCCAGTAGCCGTGAAGCGCCTTGTGAGAGCTTACAATGATATTGCCGTTAAAGAAATCCAAAATCTTATTGTGTCTGATCGTCATCCAAATATTGTTAGATGGTACGGGGTAGAGCAAGACCGAGATTTCGTGTATCTAGCTTTAGAGCGCTGTTCTTGCAGCTTAAACGATCTTATTCTTATGCACTTAAAGTCCCCTACACATCCAACTTTTGAAAAGAACTTGGATGGTGAGGTTGCAGCAGAGTGTTCAATCCGCCTGGATTCTGTGGACGACCTTATGCATGGATTTGACTTGTGGAACTCAGATGGCTATCCTTCGCCTTTATTATTAAAACTGATGAG GGATATGATATCAGGAGTTTCCCATCTACATGAGTTGGGAATTGTTCATCGGGACCTGAAGCCTCAAAACGTGTTGATAATAAATGAAAGATCTCTATGTGCAAAGCTTTCAGACATGGGCATTAGCAAGCACCTTGTTGGAGATATGTCAGCCTTGAGTAATCATGGTACAG GCTGTGGTAGTTCCGGATGGCAGGCACCTGAGCTGCTTCTTCATGGGCGGCAAACACGAGCAGTTGATTTGTTTAGCCTTGgttgtgttttctttttctgcATTACCGGTGGCAGACATCCCTTCGGGAGCCGCTTGGAACGTGATATCAACATTGCAAAAGATAAAGTTGATCTTTCCCGGCTGGATCATTTTCCGGAAGCAGTTGATCTACTCTTGCAATTGCTAAATCCTAATGCTGAAATGAG GTTAAAGGCGAGCGAGGTGCTTAACCATCCTTTTTTTTGGAGCGCTGAGATGCGGCTTTCTTTTCTCCGTGACACGAGTGATAGGGTGGAACTGGAAGATAGGGAGGCTCAGTCGGATCTCTTGAAATCATTAGAGAGTATAGCACATTTGGCTTTGGGTGCAAAGTGGAATGAAAAGATGGATCCTTCATTTCTTAATAATATCGGCCATTATAGGCGATACAGGTTTCATAGTGTTCGCGATTTGCTACGAGTCATGCGCAACAAGTTGAGTCATTACCGGGAGATTCCTGCAGAAATTCAG GAACTAATCGGACCGGTACCTGAAGGATTCGATAGGTATTTCAGGAGTCGGTTCCCAAAACTATTGATTGAAGTGTATAAAGTGATGAGCACATACTGCAGTAAGGAAGATTGCTTTGCCAAGTACTTCAATGGAACTGGATTCTAG